The DNA sequence TACGCCAGTTCTGTTGTTTAAGTGTAAAGACAAAACAGCACAATCTGGTCTCCAAGAAATTACCTCCATATActgttaatttgttttgccaATAATATTTTGAAGAGAAGCAttaattgctgcctggattatgtttatttgcaatgttttttcaGTAGCCTAAGTGGATTTTGTATCACACAAGTGGATATTGTAGTCAAAAAAATTAATATGTTGTCAATGAACATGTTCAGGGTTGACATTCTGCCACTTGGTAAATGTGTCAAAACTTCAAGTTGTCGTGTTATGTGCTGTAATGTATTTCTTGGTCATGTGCAGTGACTTTCTGCAGTcttggattgttttttttacctttgggcagagccaggctagctgtttctctctgtttccaatGTTTGTGCTGACAAAGCGgtaacttcatatttagcatacagacatgaaagaGGCAaaattcttggcaagaaagtaaataagtgtatatcttaaaatgttgaacaatttcttaaaaaagaGCCATCACAAGAATTTAACCAGCTATCTTCAATTACAGTTTATTgaaaatttgaattgaattgaattatttaataaaataatgctTCAAAGTTCCAGACACTAGCTTTGTAGACCCTTGTTGTCATAATGACAAACATTAAGTTATCATGTTATCATGTAATCATATGACCTTAGTAGTTTGGAGAGAATTGACATTTATGGTTAAtcagtaaatgatttattgaagtTCATGGTAACAGGTGTAATGTTTAAGCACATCTCTGGTGATTTCTTACCAACAGCATCAAAATAATCAGTTATTATGCTGAAAATTTTAAAGGTCACACGATctaaatgtgaacatttgaaAATACCCCTGAGATTTATAGTGACTAGTATGATGAGAATATGTACCTATTAGGCCTATGTTGAGGAAATGTCTTATGCACATAGACCCCTCTTATCAGGATGTGGGTTAACCATCACAGCTCACATAGAGGAAACTGCATCTGTGTCTCCATTTTAATGTAACACTGAAGATAATCAAAATACTTGATCTCACTGTCTTGAAGAGTTTTTTTCTTGTCGGAGGTGGACCGAATCTATATTTAGTATTTAAATCTATATTTAATTGATACTTAATACAATTGATATTTGCAATGCTTGTctcaacaaaaaataatgtaagaTTTACAGAAGAGACACACAAGAAAGTTCTcctcaaacatactgtatgtactaaaCTTTAAAATAGCAGTTGAATTTCCTCATTTCTGTATTTAAGATGAAAAAATCAACCCatgttttctattcattttaaaggaacagttcttcaaaatatgcttattcactttcttgcagagacATCACTGACTGTgcgttaaatatgaagctagagtcAGTCGTCAGTTAGTTTAGTTCAGAGCAGCTAGCCAGGCTCTGTCTGAAGCTACcagcacatctaaagctcacttcAGGCTTTCCTCAGCGTTACTTTTGCTGAGAAAAGCTTAGGACTGAAACGCGTGCATCATTAAAGAAGTGATGTAGACTTATCTGTGAGTGTTGACGActccttttgttatttttgtggtgGGCATCCATTACTCTGTAAAGACTGTGAGTTGAGTACGCCAGTTCTGTTGTTTAAGTGTAAAGACAAAACAGCACAATCTGGTCTCCAAGAAATTACCTCCATATActgttaatttgttttgccaATAATATTTTGAAGAGAAGCAttaattgctgcctggattatgtttatttgcaatgttttttcaGTAGCCTAAGTGGATTTTGTATCACACAAGTGGATATTGGAGGAAAAAATTAATATGTTGTCAATGAACACGTTTAGTGTTGACATTCTGCCACTTGGTAAATGTGTCAAAACTTcaaattgtggttttacaaGTTGTCGTGTTATGTGCTGTTATGTATTTCTTGGTCGTGTGCAGTGACTTTCTGGAGTCTTGttggaggtgctggtaggtggattttttttacctttggacagagccaggctagctgtttccctctgtttccagggTTTGTACTTAGATAAGCGgtaacttcatatttagcatatagACATGAAAGTGGCAaaattcttggcaagaaagtaaataagtgtATATCTTCAATGTTGaacaatttcttaaaaaaagagCCATCACAAGAATTTAATCCGCTACCTTCAATTACAGTTTattgaaaaaaaggaataaaacgATGCTTCAAAGTTCCAGACACTAGCTTTGTAGACCCTTGTTGTCataatgataaaacattaaGTTATCATGTTATGGGAATAGTTAATTAGCGAGCTTTAGAAGTACTGGTACAcaaattttgttacctttggacagaaccagactagctgtttccccctacTTTCAGTCTTTGTTCTAAGCTAAGCAAACCAGCTGCTTGCTCCAACTACAGATTTATCCTACAGACATGAGCAtgttatcaatcttctcatctaactctcaccAAGAAAgcaagcatatttcccaaaatgtcaaacaattcaTATAAAGATTCATGAGACTGATATAGATCCTTTGGGAAATTTATGCCATCTCATGAAAATAGATTGTCCCTTGTCTACTGTTCTCTTGCAAGATCCACatcctcttttttcttccagAAGGCATCCAAAGAAAAGTAGTACAACAGCGGATCCAGACAGCAGTTCACAGAAGCAAGACATACCAAAGGCGTAATCTCATGTGTCTCAAGTATAAGTAAACCAACCGATACAGGCAAGAAACATATGGTGAACATCACCAAGTTCATGGCAAAAATCAGCATGACATTCACCTTGTTGTTGACCTTTGCAGAGTCCTTGAGACGTCTGTGTAGAGTGCAAGACACCAAAGCAGTGGACACAAGGTTGACTGTCAGCAGGGTGACCAGTAGCACAAGATGAAGATAAGCCTGTGCTGATTGCATCCTATGAATTTTAAAACAGATAGATTCATTGACACGTTTCAAGTTTCCTGCAAGGACCAGTCCTTCTGGTATGTTCACCACGAGCACAAACAGCCAAACAAGAGCAACAGATTTCCAGGCGTTGGAAGCAGTTCGCAGATGGCGTGACCTCAGAGGATAAACCACAGCCAGCAGCCGATCCACGCTGATGAGGGTGATGAAGATGGAGCTCGAGCGGATGTTGTTGCGAAAGAGCATTGTGATATATATGCATGCCTTTGAGCTCAGAGGCCAGGTTCCTGTGGTGTAAAAGTAGACCCTCATGGGCAAGGAGATGACCAGCAGCAGGTCTGAGATCGCCAGGTTGACCATGAAGATGGCATTGGAGGATTTGAGGCTGTGGCGGCGAAGCAGAATCCACAGTGACACAGCATTGAGAGGCAAACCCAGCATCATAACAGATCCAAACACCACAGCATAAGCCAGATTTGGCTCAGGTCTATAATCCACACTGTTGTTCATGTCTACCTGATGAGAAAAacgatgtttgtgtgtgctttattGAACACTGCAGCCAAACACGACACATTAGttcctccctctgctctttATCTGGGTGAAGTAGGCTGGTGAGAAATGTAACAAGAAAGCTGTGTGACTCAACTCAGGAACTGTgatcataatcatgattatgatgATAAGTTGTATGGTGAGAAAATGTACCTGTTAGGCCTATGTTGAGGAAATGTCTTACGGACATAGACCTCTCCTATCAGGATGTGGGTTAGCCATCACAGCTCACATAGAGGAAACAGCATATGTGCCTCCATTTTAATGTAATACTGATGATAATCAAGATACTTGATCTcagtatattgtatatattgtttCTATTCATTATAAAGGAACAGTTCTacaaaatatgcttattcacttgtCTCTTGCAGAGACATCACTGACTGTGCGCTAATTATGAAGCTAGAGTCAGTGGTCAGTTAGCGTCACTTTTGCTGAGGAATGCTTAGGGCTGAAATGTGTCCGTTTTTTAGCTGCTGTGCATCATTAAAGAAGTGATGTAGACTTATCTGTGAGTGCTGACGActccttttgttatttttgtggcGGGCATCCATTACTCTGTAAAGACTGTGGGTTGAGTACGCCAGTTCTGTTGTTTAAGTGTAAAGACAAAACAGCACAATCTTGTCTCCAAGAAATTACCTCCATATACTATTAATTTGTTTTGCCAATAACATGTTGAAGGGAAGCATTAATTGCTACCTGGATTATGtttatttgcaatgttttttcaGTATATGAGTTTGTCACCAGATACTGCTGCTTGCATCCTGAGCCCtgtgtgtggttaggtttaggcactaACGTTTGAGGTAAAGTTTttggtttcagttaaatgtttatatggtAAACATGTCACATCCTGTGCTTCAGGTCGAGCttgaataattcaatatttaaccacaaccacaatctttccctaacctttaCCAAGCTCTTTGAGTGCTTAAACATGACCATAAAAAGTTCAATAATGCTGTAGGAATACATAGATtaacaatgttttatcattatgttgatcaaaaaaaatcaatccaatagtattatgttgttttaaaacatttgtagtTGTTGTAAAACTATCAAACTATGCCTTCAGATAAGATCAAGATAACTTGTTGATTCCTGCTGGGgaaattttgatgttttagCAAGAGATGTTTATTATTCAGTGTTGATATATAACATAAGTGAGATATGAAAAAGAGTTTACCATAATCCTATTTTTCTGCTCTAACAATTGATTGTCTCAAAATATTATAGGAAAATAAGacctttattacattttaagcatttagTCAATACTATTACACAGTaagtgttgctgtgtgtgtgtgtgtgtgtgtgtgtgtgtgtgtgtgtgtgtgtgtgtgtgtgtgtgtgtgtgtgtgtgttgcatgacAGTCCTTCTCACTGCTTATACACACTGATGCAGcacaggaggaagaaaagacaaaatctGCTCCTGTAACTTAACCACACCAAAAAAGCCATTACAAGGCAGAGATCTCATTACATCACCAAGCTGACGCTCTTTTCTGCTGAGCAGTGTATATAtggtagacacacacacacacacacacacacactgttctcATGATGTGCCAAACGCAAAGCATAATAATGCACAGGTCATTTTTCAGGGATCACCTCATTATGCAGCCTCTTCCAGGCAGTATATAGAGAGCAGAGGAGTGGTGGAGGTCTTGGATATGCATAAATTTGACCTTGAAGTCTTCTTATTTAGTGGTAAAGATGCTTTTGTCACCAACATGCTTTCTCATCTTTCTGGTCGTCTTGAACTTTGTTGACACTGGTGAGTTGATTAATGCTCCGCTGAAAACAATAGTGACTTTTACTTCTTGATTTCTGTTTGGTTTTATCCATTGTCCTGAAATTGATAACTTCAGAGCTTTTTAACaatcaaaattaaaagaaaaatgcaggaCTTGCCAAGGTGCTTGGAAACTTGAACTGGTAGCACAAAAAAGCTGAGGTGAAATCCTTTGCTCATCATTTCAGgcagatttatttttcaatgtttGCAGTTGTCAAATTTGAACtggaagcaaaaacaaaacagatgctGGTGGTGACAGCGAATCTCTTGGGAAAATAATGTTGGATGTTGAGTGTTCCTGAAATAGATGATAGATTTCAAAGGTCtagttttcagtattttgtcAGATGACACAAACATCAACCCctgtgtaaatataaaaaatatggttcagctgtttttatctatttattgaGCCACATAGGAGTCTTCTTATAGAGCTTCTTAGCTCTGGTATTGCATGGAGGCCAGCAGGTTTGCTGTTAATGGTTCACATCACAGAggactcagccatatttctacgaatatatttctatttttcaatGGCAGGCCAGGTTCTGAGGAAGATCAAGAAGAGTGTGCGTAATCTCCAGCTGCAGAAAGCCAAGCAGCATCTACTGACGGAGACAGGCAGCAGTCACCAGCCTCTCCAACATGTAAGGGAGGGCAGGATTCACCAGCAGCTGAACCACTTCAACCGACAGGATGTTAGCACCCTCCCTCAGGTAGATGAAATAATGctttaaacatttatgtttcaATTCTTGGCGTTGACCTATCCAGTGCAAGTGTGTGACGCAGATTATTACATGATAACGGCCTGATGTTTGTGAGATAAAGAGCATTTGTACTCTTGAATTTGAAAAGTTTTGGTTATACTAAAAGTTAAGTTACATCTGAACCCCTCTCTGTGATTTCATAACCTACAAaaggcaacattttatttacagcatTTTAAGGCATCAAGTAACATGCTATTTCTGAGGATCTTTCAATATTTTCCTAATACAgttaaactgataaaaaaaaaaaaaaaaacagcctatcagctttaaacaaaaccaaaaatggaGCTGCAGCAAAAATAATTCTCTTGTTCCACTAAACTGTGCTGCTGTAGGTTTGTCCTGTTTGCTCAATTTGATTTCTGGAGTTTGCAATGATCCCAGGTGGAACATTTTCCCTGCAGAAAAGAGCTTAACTGAGAAAAATCCAACAGCAGCTCTTAAGTAGCAGTGAATGTGCTTCATCCAGAGAAATCTAAACTAGTTGAACCTTTTCACCTCCCCAGCTCCAGCAGACACTGACAAGATGACGTTTCCTGACAGCATGtattgaaatgttttacttCATTTAGCTCTCGCTCCATTAGATGCTGCCAATGTGCAAATTTATCCATTGCAGTGTTAAATAAAGGATTACTCACACTGAGCCTATGAATGTGCGCTGCTGTtggtttgtgtgaatgtgaataaaacctttcattcttttcttttttctatttttcttcctctcattctttctgtctgtctttcttccaGAGGTTCTTTGTGAACGAGGCGTACTGGCAGCATCCTGATGGTCCAGTGTTTCTCTTCATCGGAGGAGAAGGGCCCATCTTTGAGTTCGATGTTCTGGCAGGTGCAGTAGGATGCAGCACataacacacattttcaaacagCAGATTGGTCAAACAGATGAGATACAGAAATCCCTGAATCAGGACTAGAAATCGACCTGGCTGACACACACTCAGGGTTTGGATGCGAAAGTGGAAATAAGATAAGTGAAGCATCATGCCGTGTGTTAGTAAGATGACTCTCATCTGCAAgcatattttttcatctttcctgCTGCTTTCCTGCTCTAAACTTTGATCTCTCATAACACATATTCTCTCACACCGTCTGCATCATCCTCACATTCATTTCATTGTatgtttccatcacttttcCATCATTTTAAATAAGAATATTGTCAGACCTCTTgggaaaatatagaaaatttcTAGCCTGGTTGTGAGGGAAAATCATATTGTTGTCCATCATCACTCCATCAAACATTTTTGCCTTCTTTAAAAATTGCATTCACTTTTAATCCCCTCATATACTGTAGTCACACTTAAACCTTGCTGCATACTGAATCTTATCTGCTTTAACCATGTTTTCCCAGGTCACCATGTTGACATGGCTGAAGAGCACGGGGCTCTGCTATTGGCTCTAGAGCACCGTTTCTATGGTGACAGCATCAACCCTGATGGCCTCAAAACGGAGAGCCTGGCAGACCTTAGCAGCCAGCAGGCGTTAGTGTTGGCTCTctaccagtgtgtgtgtgtgtgtgtgtgtgtgtgtgtctgtgtgtgtgtgtgtgtgtgtgtgtgtgtgtgtgtgtgtgtgtgtgtgtgtctgtgtgtgtgtgtgtgtgtgtgtgtgtgtgtacatctatGGTTATAAATATGTCTTTCAGTCAGATTACTCACTTTCCCTCCCTCATTGCTAGTTAtatgtgtatgagagagagagaatgagtatatttgtgtttgagtATTTGGTCTTTACACACTTGACATCTTGTGACCGGTCACCgtcatttaaaataatgatCAAACACTT is a window from the Thunnus thynnus chromosome 7, fThuThy2.1, whole genome shotgun sequence genome containing:
- the LOC137186705 gene encoding lysophosphatidic acid receptor 6-like; the encoded protein is MNNSVDYRPEPNLAYAVVFGSVMMLGLPLNAVSLWILLRRHSLKSSNAIFMVNLAISDLLLVISLPMRVYFYTTGTWPLSSKACIYITMLFRNNIRSSSIFITLISVDRLLAVVYPLRSRHLRTASNAWKSVALVWLFVLVVNIPEGLVLAGNLKRVNESICFKIHRMQSAQAYLHLVLLVTLLTVNLVSTALVSCTLHRRLKDSAKVNNKVNVMLIFAMNLVMFTICFLPVSVGLLILETHEITPLVCLASVNCCLDPLLYYFSLDAFWKKKEDVDLAREQ